GGGCGTCTTCGGCGGGGTGGACCACCTCCCGCCAGTACCGGTCGAAGAAGTCGGCGTGTTTCGCCTCCTCGTAGAGCTGGGTGGTGATGAACATCTGGTCCTCGATCCCCTCCAAAACCACTGCGAGGGGCGCGAGGTCCTCGGTGACGGCGGCCTCGCCCGCGCCGAACAGCGCCAGCGTCCGTCTGAGGTCCGTGAAGGTCGCCAGGTCGAGTTCCGCCAGCCGCTCGCGGTCCGCGCTCAGGTCGATCGAATCGGGGTCCCAGTGGCGCTCGACGGCGTTTCGGTAGTATCGGTACGCCCGGCGGGTCCGGTCCAGGGAGTGTTCCGCAGCGGCTTTTTGCTGCATGGAGAGAACTCGTTGAATTCAGATAAAAGGATGTTGCATGACGAGTTGACTTTTTATCGCTGGCGCGTCACCACCCGGTATGTCCGTCACGCTGTACCAACTCGACGGCTGTCCGTACTGCGAGAAGGTCGCGGATCGACTCGACGAACTCGGCGTCGAGTACGAGACGGTCTGGACGGAGGCGCTTCACTCGAAGCGGGACGAGGTCAAACGGGTCTCGGGCCAGCGCGCCGTTCCGGTGCTCGTCGACGAGGAGTACGGGATCACGATGCCCGAGTCCGACCGAATCCTGGAGTTCGCAGAGCGGAGCTACGCCTGATTTCGGTCCCGGCGAACGGTACGCTTCGATTCCGGCGTCGGTGCGGCCTTCTGGAGGGCGGTTTCGGCGATGTTCGCGCCGTAGTCACCGATTCGCGACAGCGAGTCGACGACCAGTCCCAACAGCTGGGCGTCGGCGGGATCGGCCGTTCCGAGCTGTTCGTCGATCGACCGCGTTCGGGCGTCCATCCCCGCGGCCTGTGCGAGCGTCGCCGTCGCGAGTTCCGTCGCCCGGTCGCGGTCCTCGACGAGGAAGGCGTCCATCGCGTTCTCGACGATCCCGAGTGACTCGATCCGGAGCGAACCGAGCGGTTCGCGGATGTCCGCAGGCAGTTCCGTGAGGTCGGCGCTGTGGCCCGCGATTTTCACGGTGTGATCGGCGATGCGCTCGATCTGTCTCGCGCACGTCCGGTAATCGAAGCAGGTCTCGCGATCGAGATCGACCGCGGCGGCCGCACGCGGGTCGCGCAACACGGCGCGAAACAGCCGCGAGGTGACGTACCAGAGCCGGTCGACGTCGTCGTCGCGGGCGGCGATGCCGTCGATCCGGTCCGAATCCTCCTCGAGCAGCCCCTCGGTGGCGTCTTCGAGCATCGAGAACGAGAGGAGCCGCATCTGCATGACAGTGTCGTGAACCGACAGCTCCGAGGGGTCGAGGAAGTCCCGGAGAACCATCCGGTCTTCCGTCTCGACGCTGACTTCGAACCCGACGAGTCCCGTCGCCGCCGTGCGGATCGTCCGGCGCTGGGCGGTCGTGATCCGATCCGCTTCGAGGACGATCTCGTCGAAGCCGTTGATGTACAGGGTGACGAGTCGGCTTTCGAGTTCCTGTGGACTCACGTCCTCGACGGCGAGCGTGGTGCTGGCCTCGCTCGGGACGTTCGAGGGCGTCGCGACGAGGGTATTCCCTTCGGGGTAAAAAGCCAGTTCGCTCCCGGCCTCGATTCCCGTTTCGGTCGCCCACGCCTTGGGGAGAGAGACGGTAAAGGTCGACCCGCCCGTGATCTGAACCTTGCGGACCTCCATGCGCCAAGATTCGACCACCAGTACATAAAACCTTCTAAATATATATAGTATCCAATCAGGACCGCCAGAGCGGGCGATGCAGTCCGGACCGATCTGTGGGTAGTCGCGAACGGGAGTGCGACTAAAACGGGCATAGAGGACCATATACCCCCATCTGCGCGGTCAGGTCGAAGAAACGTTACCACTCCCGACGGCTCACATATCGATGTGGAGGGGTTAATAGACCTACACTACACTATATAGCTATATTAGAAGGGTATTTGACCGTTCTCGTAGTGGTGGTCGGTAGCGGCAATCGATCCACTGCCGAGCGGGTGCGGTCGGCCTCCGGCCGCGGTTGGGCGGGGCGATCGGCGCAACGAGCGACCGTCAGCAGTATGGATCCGAGCAGCCCAATAGTTATGGCAACACAGGAACCCACCCATCGATCGAGTCCGAAGGTTCAGATGGAGATCGACGCCGAACGAACCGGCCGGACGACCCGACCAGACACGCCGGTCCTCGAAGCGCGGGACCTTGAGGTTCACTACGGCGACGAGCAGGCGCTCCAACCGATGACGGTCGACATTCCGAAAGAACAGGTGACGGCGATCATCGGGCCCTCCGGCTGTGGCAAGTCCACGTTCCTCCGCTCGATCAACCGCATGAACGACCTCATCGACGTCGCCCGCGTCGAGGGCGAACTCCGGTTTCGCGGCAAGAACGTCTACGACGACGACGTCGATCCCGTGGCGCTTCGTCGCAAGATCGGGATGGTCTTCCAGAAGCCAAACCCCTTCCCCAAGTCCATTCGCGACAACGTCGCCTACGGCCTAACCGTTCAGGATAAGGAGATCACCGACGATGCGATCGAGCGCGCACTCGAGCGGGCGGCACTGTGGGATGAGGTCAAGGACAAACTCGATTCGTCGGGACTCGACCTCTCAGGGGGTCAACAACAACGGTTGTGTATCGCACGCGCGATCGCGCCCGACCCCGAAGTGATCCTCATGGACGAGCCGGCGAGCGCACTCGACCCGATCGCCACCTCGAAGATCGAGGACCTGATCGACGACCTCGCCGAGGAGTATACGGTCGTGATCGTCACGCACAACATGCAGCAAGCGGCACGGATTTCGGATAAGACCGCCGTCTTCTTGACCGGCGGCGAACTCGTCGAGTTCGGCGACACCAACCGCATCTTCGAGAACCCCGACCACCAGGAGGTCGAGGACTACATCACGGGTAAGTTCGGATAGATGACCCGAACCGAGTATCAGCGCCGTCTCGAAGGACTTCGTGAGGAGGTCCTCACGATGGACGACGTGGTCCGAGAACGCCTCGATATCGCGCTCCGGGCGCTCGCGGAGCGAAACGAGGAACTCGGGCGAGAGGTGATCGAGCGCGATCACGAGGTGAACGAGATGTATCTCGAACTCGAACGCGAGTGTACGGGCCTCATCGCGCTCCAACAGCCCGTCGCGGGCGACCTCCGATTCGTCACCGCGTCGTTCAAGATCATCACCGACCTCGAACGGATCGCGGATCTCGCCACCAACCTCGGGGAGTACGCGGGTCGGGCCGAACGAGAGATACACCCCGACATCGACGTCGCCTATATCGGCGAGCGCGTCGGTGAGGCGGTCACGGAGGCGATGGCCGCCTACGCCACAGAGGACGTCGACGCCTGTTACGCCATCGCCCGACGCGACGACGAGATCGACGACCTGTGTGAACGCGCGAGCGAACTCGTCATCAGCGATCTGATCGCCACCGAGGGGGACGACGCCGAGACCGACCGGCTCTTCTCGGAGGTATCGCGCTTGCTGCTCGCGGTTCGGGACCTCGAACGGGTGGGCGATCACGCGGTCAACATCGCCGCGCGCACCCTGTACATGATCGAGAGCGACGACGAACTCATCTACTGAGGCCCGTCGTTCCCGAGGGATCCGTTCGTCGACCTCGAACCGCGGGGGTATCGGAGCCGGGTAGTCGTCCCGTCTCGCCTCCGAACGACAAGCTATAACCCGGTAAGCCGCAACGGTTGACTCGAATGACCTCCCTTCTCGTTACAGGCGCGAGCGGGCTGCTCGGCCGGCGTCTTCTCGACGCCGAGTGGAGCGGCGACCGCGTCGTCGGGACGTACTACTCGACGCCGATCGAGTCGGGCCACGAGACGGTCCGCCTCGACGTCCGCGACGCCGAGGCGGTCGAACGCGTCGTAAAGCGCGTCGATCCCGACGTCGTCGTCCACAGCGCCGCCGCCACGAGCGTCGAGGCCTGCGAGGACGACCCCGAACTGGCCCACGAGACGAACGCGCTGGGGACGAAACACGTCGTCGACGCGGCGACGGCGGTCGGGGCGCGGGTGGTCTATCCCTCGACGGCGTACGTCTTCGGCGACGACGAACCCGTCCACGCGGAGGACGACGAGCCCGCCCCGATCAACCGGTACGGCCGCTCGAAACTCGACGGCGAGCGATACGTCCGTGCGGCCGGTTCGGCGGGCACGATCGTGCGCTTTTGCGTCGTCGTGAGTCTCGACCGGGCCGACAGTCCGGATTTCGGAAGCTGGGTCCGCAGACAGCTCGAAGCGGGCGAGCGGGTGCGGCTGATCGACGATCAGGAGATCACGCCGACGGTGTTCTCGGACGCGGTCGACGCGCTCGGCTACCTCGTCGAGCGTGAGGAACGCGGCGTCTTTCACGTCACGTCGCCCGATCGGATGACGCGCTACGAGTTGGGGCGGGAGATCGCACGTAGACACGGTCTCGACCCCGATCTCGTCGAGGCGATCCCGATGGCGGAGATGGGCTGGGGGGCGCCGCGACCGAGACACCTCTGTTTAGGCTCCGAAAAGCTAAGGCAACGCGGGTACGAACCGGTAAGAATACGGACAGAGTGACTATGAAGAGGGCGTTGATAACTGGGGTTACGGGACAGGACGGATCGTATCTGGCAGAGCTACTGCTCGAGAAGGGATACGACGTCCACGGTATCGTGCGATGGAACACGACGGACGGCTCGTGGGGGGCACACACCCCCCGTCGGGTCGAGGAGATCAAGGCTCGTGCGGACCGGGAGGGACAGCCCCTCGAGTTCCACTACGGCGATCTCACCGACGGGAGCAGCATCCGGCGGGTGATCCGCGAGGTCGAACCCGACGAGATCTACAACCTCGGCGCACAGAGCCACGTCGCGGTCTCGTACGACCAGCCCGACTACACCGCGGAGGTGAACGCCCTCGGGACGCTCCGTGTTCTCGAGGCGATCCGCGAGACCGGCGTCGACGCGCGCTTCTACCAGGCCTCGACGAGCGAACTGTTCGGCAACGCGACCGAGACGCCACAGAACGAATCGACGCGGTTCGACCCCGAGAGCCCGTACGCCTCGGCGAAACTCTACGCCCACCACATCACGAAGAACTACCGCGACGCCTACGACATCTTCGCGTGCAACGGCATCCTCTTCAACCACGAGTCGCCCCGCCGGGTGAAGGCCGCGGTGACCCGGAAGATCTCCCGCACGGTCGCGCGGATCGACGCCGGCGTGGAGGATCGGCTGTACCTGGGCAACCTCGACGCGCAACGCGACTGGGGGTACGCCCCCGAGTACGTCGAGGCGATGTGGAAGATCCTGAACCACGACACGCCCGAGGACCTCGTGATCGCGACCGGCGAGACACATACTGTAAGGGAGTTCGCGACGATCGCCTTCGAGACGCTGGGCTACGGGATCGAGTGGGAGGGAGAGGGCGTCGAGGAGCGCGGGATCGACGCCGACAGCGGGGAGACGCTCGTCGAGGTCACGGAGGAGTTCTTCCGGCCCACGGACGTCCACCTGCTGAAGGGCGACGCCTCGCGGGCGAAACGGGAGATCGGCTGGGAGCCACGCACCACCTTCGCGGGACTCGTCGAGATCATGGTCGAGGCCGACCGCGAGGCCCTCGAGACGGACCGCTCCGAACGGACGGTTCTCGAACGGTAGGGTTCACGGTTCGACGACCCGGGCTACGGACCCGTCGGCGTTCGACGTCGACCGGTCCCGATCGTGGCCCGCACCGAACGCCGAGACGGCCGTCTCGACCGTCGAGCGCGCACGGGGAGAATGATATACGATAGCATGGGGCTTCTAAAGCTTTAACAGCGCGGCCGGAGATGGTAGGAGTGGAGGAGATCATCATGCCAGAGAAATCAGACGCCGAACTGCCGCCGCTTCCGTACGACTACGACGCGCTCGAGCCGTCGATCTCCGAGCAGGTGCTGACGTGGCACCACGACACGCACCACCAGGGCTACGTCAACGGCCTGAACTCCGCCGAGGAGACGCTCGCGGAGAACCGCGAGTCCGGTGACTACGGCTCGACGGGCACCGCGCTCGGCAACGTCACCCACAACGGCTGTGGCCACTACCTCCACACGCTGTTCTGGGAGAACATGAGCCCCGAGGGTGGCGACGAACCCTCCGGCGAACTCGCCGACCGCATCGAGGAGGACTTCGGCTCCTACGAGGGCTGGAAGGGCGAGTTCGAGAAGGCAGCCACCACCGCGAGCGGCTGGGCGCTGCTGGTCTACGACCCCGTCGCGAAGCAGCTGCGCAACCTCGCGGTCGACAAGCACGACCAGGGCGCGCTCTGGGGCGCCCACCCCGTGCTGGCGCTCGACGTCTGGGAACACTCGTACTACTACGACTACGGCCCGGACCGCGGCAGCTTCATCGACGCGTTCTTCGACGTGGTCAACTGGGACGAAGCCGAAGAACAGTACCAGAAGTCCGTCGACCACTTCGAGTAAGTCGCTGAGACCTCACCGTTTTTTCGCCGCCACACCGTGG
The DNA window shown above is from Halalkalicoccus sp. NIPERK01 and carries:
- the sod gene encoding superoxide dismutase, translating into MPEKSDAELPPLPYDYDALEPSISEQVLTWHHDTHHQGYVNGLNSAEETLAENRESGDYGSTGTALGNVTHNGCGHYLHTLFWENMSPEGGDEPSGELADRIEEDFGSYEGWKGEFEKAATTASGWALLVYDPVAKQLRNLAVDKHDQGALWGAHPVLALDVWEHSYYYDYGPDRGSFIDAFFDVVNWDEAEEQYQKSVDHFE
- a CDS encoding SDR family oxidoreductase, which codes for MTSLLVTGASGLLGRRLLDAEWSGDRVVGTYYSTPIESGHETVRLDVRDAEAVERVVKRVDPDVVVHSAAATSVEACEDDPELAHETNALGTKHVVDAATAVGARVVYPSTAYVFGDDEPVHAEDDEPAPINRYGRSKLDGERYVRAAGSAGTIVRFCVVVSLDRADSPDFGSWVRRQLEAGERVRLIDDQEITPTVFSDAVDALGYLVEREERGVFHVTSPDRMTRYELGREIARRHGLDPDLVEAIPMAEMGWGAPRPRHLCLGSEKLRQRGYEPVRIRTE
- the phoU gene encoding phosphate signaling complex protein PhoU, with the translated sequence MTRTEYQRRLEGLREEVLTMDDVVRERLDIALRALAERNEELGREVIERDHEVNEMYLELERECTGLIALQQPVAGDLRFVTASFKIITDLERIADLATNLGEYAGRAEREIHPDIDVAYIGERVGEAVTEAMAAYATEDVDACYAIARRDDEIDDLCERASELVISDLIATEGDDAETDRLFSEVSRLLLAVRDLERVGDHAVNIAARTLYMIESDDELIY
- a CDS encoding glutaredoxin family protein — encoded protein: MSVTLYQLDGCPYCEKVADRLDELGVEYETVWTEALHSKRDEVKRVSGQRAVPVLVDEEYGITMPESDRILEFAERSYA
- the gmd gene encoding GDP-mannose 4,6-dehydratase — its product is MKRALITGVTGQDGSYLAELLLEKGYDVHGIVRWNTTDGSWGAHTPRRVEEIKARADREGQPLEFHYGDLTDGSSIRRVIREVEPDEIYNLGAQSHVAVSYDQPDYTAEVNALGTLRVLEAIRETGVDARFYQASTSELFGNATETPQNESTRFDPESPYASAKLYAHHITKNYRDAYDIFACNGILFNHESPRRVKAAVTRKISRTVARIDAGVEDRLYLGNLDAQRDWGYAPEYVEAMWKILNHDTPEDLVIATGETHTVREFATIAFETLGYGIEWEGEGVEERGIDADSGETLVEVTEEFFRPTDVHLLKGDASRAKREIGWEPRTTFAGLVEIMVEADREALETDRSERTVLER
- a CDS encoding phosphate uptake regulator PhoU, with the translated sequence MEVRKVQITGGSTFTVSLPKAWATETGIEAGSELAFYPEGNTLVATPSNVPSEASTTLAVEDVSPQELESRLVTLYINGFDEIVLEADRITTAQRRTIRTAATGLVGFEVSVETEDRMVLRDFLDPSELSVHDTVMQMRLLSFSMLEDATEGLLEEDSDRIDGIAARDDDVDRLWYVTSRLFRAVLRDPRAAAAVDLDRETCFDYRTCARQIERIADHTVKIAGHSADLTELPADIREPLGSLRIESLGIVENAMDAFLVEDRDRATELATATLAQAAGMDARTRSIDEQLGTADPADAQLLGLVVDSLSRIGDYGANIAETALQKAAPTPESKRTVRRDRNQA
- the pstB gene encoding phosphate ABC transporter ATP-binding protein PstB produces the protein MEIDAERTGRTTRPDTPVLEARDLEVHYGDEQALQPMTVDIPKEQVTAIIGPSGCGKSTFLRSINRMNDLIDVARVEGELRFRGKNVYDDDVDPVALRRKIGMVFQKPNPFPKSIRDNVAYGLTVQDKEITDDAIERALERAALWDEVKDKLDSSGLDLSGGQQQRLCIARAIAPDPEVILMDEPASALDPIATSKIEDLIDDLAEEYTVVIVTHNMQQAARISDKTAVFLTGGELVEFGDTNRIFENPDHQEVEDYITGKFG